The following is a genomic window from Armatimonadota bacterium.
GCGGAGATCGAGCGACGGCTGCGGGCCGGCCGGCATTTCGCCTGGCTGGCCCGCAAGGTGGATCCCGAGGTGGTGAGCCGGGTGCGGTCGGCCGTGGGCGCGGAGCAGGTCGGAATCCTCACCGAGCAGCGCCGGTCTTACCCCAACGGGCGGCTGGGGGCGCACGTGCTGGGGTTTGCGGGGATCGACAACCAGGGACTGGCCGGGGTGGAACTGTCGTACGACGCGATCCTGCGCGGGACGGCCGGCCGCGCGGTGGCGGCCCGGGACGGGCTGGGGCGCATCCTGGTGGAAACCCAGAGGGTTCAGGTCGCGCCCCGGGAGGGGCAGGAGGTGCTGCTCACCATCGATCAGGTCCTCCAGCACATCGCCGAGCGCGAGCTGGCCGCCGCCGTCCGGCGGTACGAGTCCCACGGCGGGTGGGTGGTGGTCCTGGACCCGCGCACCGGCGAGGTGCTGGCCCTCGCGTCATCGCCCGGATTCGACCCCAACGCCGGCGCCGACGCCGACCCGGATCGGTGGAGGAACCGGGCGATCTCCGATGCCCACGAGCCGGGGTCCACCTTCAAGATCTTCGTCATCGCCGCCGCCCTGGACGCCGGAGCGGTGACCCCCGGGCAGTCCTTCCTGTGCACCGGCCAGCTGGCGGCCCCGGGAGGGGTGATCCTGCGGGACGCCGGCGGGCAGCGGCACGGGTGGGTCAGCCCTGCCGACATCATCCGGTATTCGTGCAACATCGGCGCCGCCCAGGTGGGCACCCTCCTGGGCAGGGAGCGCCTGTACCACTATATACGCGCGTTCGGGTTCGGCCGACCCGTGGGCATCGACCTGCCGGGCGAGTCGGGTGGCATCGTCCCTCCACCCGAGCGGTGGCTGGGCCCGGGGCTGCAGACCATCTCCTTCGGCCAGGGCCTCTCGGTGACCGCGATGCAGCTGGCCGCCGCCGCGACGGCGCTGGCCAACGAGGGGGTCATGCTCAGGCCGTTCGTGGCGCGGGCCATCCGGGAGGTGGACGGTCGGCTGGTGCGGGTGGTCGGCCGGCACCCCGTGCGGCGCGTCGTCCGGCCGGAGGTGGCCGCCCAGGTGCTGCGGATGATGGTGGGCACCACCGAGTCCGGCACCGGCACCGAGGCCCGGATCCCCGGCTACCAGGTGGCCGGCAAGACGGCGACAGCCCAGAAGGCGGCCGCGGGGGGCGGGTACGATCCCGCGCGGGTCGTCGCCTCCTTCCTGGGCCTGGTGCCGGCATCCCGGCCGCGCCTGCTGATCCTGGTGGGCCTCGACGAACCGCGCCGGGCGTCGTCGGGGGGCGAGGCGGCGGCGCCGGTGTTCCGGGAGATCGCCTCCCAGGCGCTGTGGTACCTGCGGATCCCCCCCACCGAGCCGCCGCCTGACGGTCCCTGAGCGGCGGGGCGGGGGGACCGCTATAATGGCCTGGGGCTGCCGTCTGTGACCACCGCGCTGCGCCTCCTGCTCCAGCAGATCTCGCCGGTGACCGTCCGGGGCGCCGTGGACCGGCCGGTGGAGGCGGTGGTGTCCCACTCCGACGACGCCGTCCCCGGATCCCTCTTCGTGGCCGTGCGGGGCCGGATGCACGACGGTCATACGTTTGTCGGTCAGGCGGTGGCCCGCGGCGCGACGGTGGTGGTGGTGGAGCGCCCCGTGCCGGTTCCCGACCATGTCACCCAGGTGGTGGTCGAGGACAGCCGCCGGGCCCTGGCCGAGCTGAGCGCGGCCTGGTACGGCCACCCCTCGCGGGACCTGACCGTGGTGGGCATCACCGGGACCAACGGCAAAGGGACCACCGCCCACCTGCTGGAGGCCGCCCTGACCCGCGCCGGCTACCGGACAGCCGTCATCGGCACGCTGGGAGTCACGGTCGGGGCGGTGACCACGCCGCTGCAGCGCACCACCCCTGAGGCCCCGGAGCTGCAGGGCCTGCTGCGCCGGCTGGCCGACGGGGGCGTGCAGGTGGTCGCCATGGAGGTGGCCTCCCATGGTCTGGTCCTGCACCGGGTGACGGCCACGCGCTTTCGGGGAGCGGTGTTCACCAACCTCACTCAGGACCACCTGGACTTTCACGGCACCCTGGACGCCTACCGGGAGGCGAAGGCGCGCCTGTTCCGGATGGTCGAGCCCTCCGGGTTCGCCGTGGTCAACGCCGACGACCCCTCGGCCGAGGCGATGGCCCGCGCCAGCCGCGCGCCCGTGACCACCTACGGGGTGCGGGCGCCGGCTGATGTCCGGGCCACCGACGTGCAGGTGGGGCTGGACGGCGTGCGCTTTGTCGCCGTGACCGGCGACGGGCGCTGCCCGGTGCGGCTGCGGTTGCGGGGCCGGTTCAACGTCAGCAACGCCCTGGCCGCCCTGGCGGCGGCGCGGGCCCTGGGCGTGGCCCTGGAGGCGGCGGCCGCCGGCCTGGAAGACGTGGCGGGCGTGCCGGGGCGGTTTGAGGCGGTGGACGCCGGCCAGCCCTTTGCGGTGATCGTGGACTACGCCCACACCCCCGACGGGCTGCGGCGGGCGCTGGAGGCGGCGCGGGACCTGGCCTCCGGGCGGGTGGTGGTCGTCTTCGGGTGCGGGGGCGACCGGGATCGCACCAAGCGGCCGGTGATGGGCCGCATCGCGTGCGAGCTGGCCGACCGCGTGATCGTCACGTCCGACAATCCCCGCAGCGAGGACCCGATGGCCATCATCGAGGAGATTCTCGCCGGCACCCGGGGCGCGGCGGATCGGGTGGACGTGGAGCCCGACCGGCGGGCGGCCATCTACCGCGCGGTGGCCCTGGCCCGGCCGGGAGACGTGGTCCTGATCGCCGGCAAGGGGCATGAGCCCTATCAGGAGATCGCCGGCGTCCGGCATCCCTTCGACGACCGCCGGGTGGCCGCCGAGGCCCTGCGCGCCGCCGGCGCTGCTGTCCATGACGATGACCGGTGAGGAGATCCTGCGGGCCACCGGGGGCGTGGTCCTCTCGGGGACGCCGGCGGGATGCGTGGTCACCGGGGTGAGCACCGACAGCCGCACCCTGCGTCCGGGAGAGCTCTTTGTCCCGTTGCGGGGCCCGCGGGCCGACGGCCACGACTTCATCGCCGACGCCGTCCGGCGGGGTGCGGCCGCGGCGCTGTGCGCGCGCCCGGTGCCCGACATCCCTCCGGGAGTCCTGCTGGTGCGGGTGGACGACCCGCTGCAGGCGCTGGGACACCTGGCCCGCGCCTGGCGGCGGCGCCTGTCCGTGCAGGTGGTGGGCGTGACCGGCAGCGTGGGCAAGACCTCCACCACCCAGATGTGCGCGGCGGTGCTGGCGCGCCGCTACCGGGTGGCGGCCACGCGGGAGGAGTGGAACGCCGAGATCGGCGTGCCCCTCCTGCTCCTGGGCCTGCGGGCGCACCACCAGGTCGCCGTGGTGGAGATGGCGATGCGCGGACCGGGCCAGATTTCCGCCCTGGTGGAGATGGCCGCTCCCTCGGTGGGCGTGGTGACCGCCGTCGGGGAAGCGCACCTGGAGTTTCTGGGCAGCGTGGAGGCCATCGCCCGGGCCAAGGGTGAACTCGTTGCGGGCCTGCCGCCCGAGGGCGTGGCGGTGCTCAACCGCGACGACCCCCTGGCCTGGGGACTGCGCACTCTGTGCCGCGGGCGGGTGGTGGGGTACGGCCTGTCGGCCGGAGCGGAGGTCACCGCCTCCGACATCCGCCTGGATGACGGGGGCACCACCTTCCGCCTGCATGCCGCCGGGTGGACCCGACAGGTGCGTCTGTCAGCCTGGGGCCGCCACACCGTCAGCAACGCCCTGGCCGCCGCGGCCGTGGGCCTGGTGTGGGGGGTGAGTCCGGACGACATCGTCGCGGGCCTGGACGCCTGGCGGCCACCGCCCATGCGCCTGCAGCCGGTGCGGGCGGGCGATGTCCTGGTGATCAACGACGCGTACAACAGCAGTCCCCGGTCGGCGCGGGCAGCGCTGGAGGTGCTGGCGGAGGTGGGCCGCGGGAGGCGGCGGGTGGCGGTTCTGGGCGAGATGCGCGAACTGGGCCCGCGCTCGGCGGACCTGCACCGGGAGGTGGGCGCGCTGGCCGCCCGCCACGCGGACGTGGTGGTGGCGGTGGGCGGCGGCGCCGGCGCCCTGGCCGAGGGAGCGGTGCAGGCGGGCGGGCGGGCCGTCGAGTACGCCCCGACGGTGGAGGAGGCAGCGCGCCTGGCGCAGGCGCTCGTGCGGCCGGGCGATGTGATCCTGGTCAAAGGATCCCGCGCGCTGCGCATGGAGCGGGTAGTGGACGCGCTGGCCGCGCGGGGAGAACACCCGGGGTCGGGGGACTGCGGTCTCAGCCCCGGAACGGGCGCGGGAGGCTGAGCCGTGGACCGGCCGCTGCTCGCCGCCGCCGCTGCCGCCGCCCTGACCCTGATCCTGGGGCGGTGGGCGATCCCCCGCCTGGGCGCGCTCCAGGTGCGCCAGCGCATCCGGGAGGACGCGCCGGCCCGCCACCGGCAGAAGGCTGGCACCCCGACCATGGGAGGGCTGTTCGTGCTCGCCGCTGCCGGAGCGGTGGCCCTGGCGCTCGCGCCCCGCACCCCCCAGGTGGTCTGGATCCTGGGCCTGATGGCGGCGTTCGGAGCCGTGGGGGCCGCAGACGACGTGCTGGCCCTGCGCCGCGGGCGCAACCTGGGCCTGCGCGCGCGGGAGCGGCTGGCCCTGCAGGGGCTGGTGGCCGTCGCGGCGGCAGTGGCCCTGAGCCGGTGGGCGCTCGCGGGCGCCGCGGTGCAGATCCCCCGGGTGGGCGCCGTGGCCCTGGGACCGCTGTATGCAGCCTTCGTGGTGGTGTACCTGATGGGCGTGACCAACGCGGTCAACCTCTCCGACGGGCTGGACGGGCTGGCCGCAGGGCTGGTCGCGATGGCCGCGGGGGTATACGCTGTCCTGGCCGCGCGCGCCGGCCGGACCGACGTGGCGGTCGTGGCGGCGGCGGTGGCGGGCGCATCTGCTGCCTTCGTGTGGTTCAACGCCCACCCGGCGACAGTCTTCATGGGGGACGTCGGATCCAACGGGCTGGGAGGGGCCCTCGGCGGGATCGCCATCGCCGCCCGCGAGGAGATCCTGTTGCTGGTGGTGGGACTGGTGTTCGTCCTGGAGGCCGCCTCCGTCCTGGCCCAGGTGCTCTACTTCAAGGCCACCGGAGGCCGCCGGATCCTGCGCATGAGCCCCCTGCACCATCACTTCGAGCTGGTGGGGTGGAGCGAGACCCAGATCGTCACCCGCCTGTGGCTGGTGGGGCTGGCCGCCGCCCTGGCCGGGCTGGCGCTGGGCGCGTAGGGATCGGGCAGGGACGGCAGAACCATGGAGCACGCGAGGGTGGACGCGGTGATCCGCCGGCTGCGGGGACAGGCCATTCACGTGGTGGGGCCGGCCGGAACCGAGGGCGCCGCCGTGGTGGACTTCCTGGTCGGTCGGGGCATCACCACCCTGACCGTTCACGAACTCCGCCGTCCGGAGGAGTTTGAGGCGGAGTTCGCCCGCACCCACGCCTGGATGGAGCCGGAGCAGCGGGCGCGCGCCGCGCGGCGTCTGCAGGCATACCCCATCCAGTGGCGATGGGCGGACCGGTACTTGGAGGGGGTCGAGGACGCCGACGTGGTCTTCGTCCCCCAGTCCTGGTTCCGCCACCCGGCCAACGCCCCGCTGCACCGCCTGCGGGATCGGGGCGCCCTGCACTCCCTGACGCGCCTGGTCTTCGAGATCTGCCCCTGCCCCGTCATCGGCGTCACCGGAACCAACGGCAAGTACACCGTGGCCCACCTCGTCCACCAGATGCTCCTGGCCAGCGGCCTGCGGGCCCACGTCTCCGGCAACGACCGCACCCACGTGCCGGCGGTGTACTTCCTGGATGCGATCCGTCCCGAAGACTGGCTGGTGCTGGAACTGTCCAACCGGCAGCTGGTGGACCTGCCCTACAGTCCCCACATCGCCGTCCTGACCAACCTGGCGCCCCACCACCTGGACGACCACGGGTCGCTGGAGGCCTACCTGGAAGTCAAGCGCACCATCGTCCGCCACCAGGGTCCCGGCGACCTGGCGGTGCTGAACGCCGACAACCCGTATACCGCGGCCACCGCGGCGGCCTGCCCCCAGCCCTACCTGTTCAGCCGCATCCGGCGGCTCGGCGCCGGGGCGTGGGTGGACGGTGCCGACTTCGTCATCCGCCACGATCGCGCCGAGCAGAGGGTCCCCCGCCGCGCCCTGCGCCTGCCGGGCACCCACCAGGTGGAGAACGCGCTGGCGGCCTGCCTGGCGGCCTCCCTGGCCGGCGCGACGGCGGAGGCGATGGCCCGGGTCCTGGAGGAGTTCACGGGCCTGCCCTACCGCTTCCGCCTGGCCGGGGACGTGGACGGCGTGCGGTACTACGAGGACTCCCTGGCCACCAACCCGGCCGCCGCCGCGGCCGCCATCCGCAGCATGGACCGGCCGTTCGCGCTCATTGCCGGCGGGATCCGTCCCGGGGCCACCCCCGATCAGTTCGCGCCCATGGCGCAGGCGCTCCGGGACTCGCCGGTGAAGGTCGTCGTCCTGCTGGGCGCCGCCGCCCCGGTCCTGGCCCAGGCCCTGCGGGGGCTGCCGGTCCGCCTGGCCGCCACCCTGGAGGAGGCCGTGGAGGCCGCCGCCGCGGCGGTGGGGCCCGGGGAGGCGGTGGTGCTGTCCCCGGGGTGCGAGAGCTTTGACCAGTTCACCGACTACCGCGAGCGCGGCGACCGCTTCCTGGCCCTGGTCCGCCGGCGGGCCGGCGGCGGCCCATCCGGGGGACGACCGTGACGGGTCCTCCGCGGCGGGCTCCGGACCCGTGGGTGCTGGTTCCGGTGGTGATCCTGACCGGGGTGGGGGTGGTCATGGTGTACAGCGCCAGCGCCATCGTGGCCCACGAGTGGTACGGGGACAGCGCATTCTTCCTCAAGCGACAGGCCACCTGGGCGGTCCTGGGGCTGGTGGCCCTGGCTCTGGCCCAGCGCGTGCACTACCTCCGCCTGCGCCCCCTGGCCCCGGCGCTGCTGGCGATCGGCGCGGTCGCCCTGGTCCTGGTCCTCGTGCCGGGAATCGGCCGGACGGCCGGCGGGGCGCGGCGGTGGCTGCCGGTGGGCGGGCCCGTGTCGGTGCAGCCCTCGGAGGGGATGAAGCTGGCGCTGGTCCTGTTCCTGGCCGATGCGCTGGACCGCCGGGGTTCCCGGATCGGCGAGCTGCGGGCGATCGCGGGGCCCGTGGCCGTCACCGCCGCCGTGTTCGGCCTCATCCTCGCCCAGCCCGACATGGGCACGGCGCTGCTGACCGCGCTTGTGGCCGGAGGGATGCTGTTCGCGGCGGGGGCGCGACTGCGGCACCTGGTGGGGATGGGTCTGGCGGGGCTTCCCGTGGTGGCTGTCGCCGCCCTGGGGGAAGAGTACCGCCGCCAGAGGCTGCTGGCGTTCGTGAACCCGTGGGCCGATCCCCAGGGAGCCGGCTTTCACATCATCCAGTCGCTGCTGGCCCTGGGCTCGGGGGGCCTGCGGGGCGTCGGGTTGGGGCAGAGCCGCCAGAAGTTCTATTACCTGCCCGAGCGGCACACCGACTTCATCTTCAGCATCCTGGGCGAGGAGCTGGGGCTGGTGGGCGGGCTCAGCATCCTGGCCCTGTACGGCGTCCTGGCGGTGCGGGGAATGCGCATCGCCCGGACGGCGCCCGACCGGTTCGGCAGCCTCCTGGCGGCCGGTCTCACGGTGACCATCGTGGCGCAGGCTGTCATCAACATCGGGGTCACCACCGGCGTGCTGCCCATCACCGGGGTGCCGCTGCCGCTGGTCAGCTTCGGGGGATCCTCCCTGCTGTTCACCATGATCGCCGCCGGCATCCTGCTGAACATCTCCCAGCACGCCGGGAGCGACCCCTCCGTCCGGTCCAGTCCCGGCGCCCGGGTGGGGCGGTGGCCGACATGAGGGTGGTCATCGCGGGCGGCGGCACCGGGGGGCACGTCTATCCCGGCCTGGCCGTGGCCGAAGCGCTGGCGTCCCTGGCTCCGGAGGCGGAGATCGTCTTTGCCGGCGGGGACGGCCTGGAGCGCCGGGTGGTTCCTCGGGCCGGCTGGCCGTTCCGCCGCATCCTCTCCCGCCCGTGGACCCGCTCGGGCCTGAGGAGGATCCCCGGAGCGGCCCTCACCGCCGCCGGCCTGGCGCAGTCGGTGGTGTGGCTGAGCCGCTGGCGGCCCCGGGTGGTCCTGGCGACGGGCGGCTACGCGGCGCTCCCCGTCGGTCTGGCAGCCGTGCTGCTGGGCATTCCCCTGGTGGTGCAGGAGCAGAACGTCGTCCCCGGCGCCGCCAACCGCCTGCTCGCCCGCTGGGCGCGGGCGGTGAGCGTGCCGCACGGGGCGGCCGGCCTGGGTCCCCGCACGGTGGTCACCGGCGTGCCGGTGCGCTCGGCGGCCCTGGACGGAGACCGGGATCGCGGCCGCCGGCGCTTTCGCCTGGAGGAGGGGCGCACCACGGTGCTGATTCTGGGAGGCAGCCAGGGAGCCCGCAGCCTGAACGCCGCGGCCGTCCGGATGGCCCCCGCGCTTGCCGGCAGCCCCGTGCAGATCCTCCACCAGACGGGCGAAGCCCACTACGCCTGGGTGCAGCGCGAGCGGGATGGGCTGGAGGCCTCGCCGCCGTACACGTGCGTCCCCTACATCGAGCACGTCGCGGACAGCTACGCCTGCGCCGACCTGGTGGTCTGCCGCGCCGGGGCGGGAACCCTGGCCGAGGCGACCGCCCACGGGCTGCCGGTGGTGGCGGTGCCGTATCCGCACGCTGCCTCCGCCCACCAGGAGGCCAACGCCCGCGTTCTGGAGGAGGCCGGGGCGGCCGTGGTGATCGCCGACCGGGACCTGTCGCCCCGGCGCCTGGCCGACACCGTGGCGGATCTGTGCGCCCGTCCCCAGGTCCTCCAGGCGATGGCGCGCGCCAGCCGGTCGCTGGGCCGACCGGATGCCGCCCGGGAGGTGGCAGGCCTGGTCCTGCAGGCCGCCGGAGGACGGCCATGATCCCGCCGGCCTCCCGCGTGCACTTCGTGGGCATCGGGGGGGCGGGCATGAGCGCCCTCGCCCGCGTCCTGCTGGAGCGCGGCTACCGGGTCAGCGGATGCGACCTGCGCGCGTCGGAGACCACCCGGCGCCTGGCCGCGGCCGGGATCGCGGTGAGCCTCGGCCACGACCCGTCCCACCTGGACGCGGCGGACACGGTGGTGGCCTCGCGGGCGGTGCCCGAGCAGTCGCCGGAGATCGTGGCGGCCCGGTCCCGCGGAATGCCCGTCTACCACCGGGCGCAGCTGCTGGCCCAGGTCCTGGCCGAGGGATGCGGGATCGCGGTGGTGGGGACCCACGGCAAGACCACCACCGCGGCCATGATCACCCACGTCCTCGCTGCCGGCGGGCGGGACCCCACGGCCCTGATCGGGGCCGACGTGGACGGCCTGGACGGCAACGTGCGCCTGGGCCGCGGCCCGTGGGTGGTGGCCGAGGTGGACGAGTCCGACGGCTCGCTGCTGTACGTCCGCCCCCACGCCGCCGTCGTCACCAGCCTGGACACCACCGACCACCGCGACTACTACCGCACGGCGGAGCGCCTGGTGGAGACCTTCGCGCGGTTCGTCGCCCAGCTGCCGGACGACGGCTTCGCGGTCCTGTGCACCGACTTCCCCTACGTCCGCGACCTGCGCCCGCGGGTGCGGGCTCGCGTCCTGACCTGCGGCCTGTCCGGACGCCCGGACCTGCGGGCCGAGATCCAGGCGCTGGCGGGGGGGCGCACCCGGTGCGTGTTCATCCGGGAGGGGCGCCGCCTGGGGCCGGTGACGCTGGCGGTGCCCGGCCGGTACAACGTCCGCAACGCCCTGGCCGCCGCCGCCGTGGGCCTGGCCGCGGGGGTGGAGTTTGACCGCATCGCCCAGGCCCTGCAGGCGTTCGGGGGGGTGAGCCGGAGGTTTGCGGTACGCGGCGACGTGGGCGGGGTGATGGTGGTGGATGACTATGCCCACAATCCCGTGAAGGTGGCGGCGGTCCTGCGGGCTGCCCGGGAGTCCTGGCCGGATCGGCGGGTGATCGCCGTCTTCCAGCCCCACCGCTACACCCGCACCCGCACCACATACCGCCGGTTCGCCACCGCCTTCGCGGACGCCGATGAGCTGATCATCACCGAACTGTATCCCGCCGACGAGCCTCCCATTCCCGGCGTGAGCGCCTCCCTGATCGTCAACGCCATCCGCCCGCACCGGCCGGTGACCTTCCTGCCCGATCCCGCGGGTGTGGTGGAGCACCTGCTGGAGGTGGTGCGGCCGGGCGACCTGGTCCTCACCCTGGGGGCGGGCGACATCGGACGGGTCGCCGACGCCCTGGTGGCCGCCCTGCGCGCCGGCCGGGCCTCCGCCGGCGGCGCCTCCTCCGGGCGCGGGGGCCCCGGCGGCCGGGAGGGAGAGCGGTGAGCGCCCTGCCGTCGCGGGTCGAGGTGGCCCGCCGCCTGCGGGCGCTGTGCCGGGACGTGCGGGAGAACGAGCCCCTGGCCCGCCACGTCTCCTTCCGGATCGGCGGGCCGGCGGACGTCCTGGCGGTACCGCGGTCGGTGCGGGAGCTGCGGGCGGTGGTCCGCTGGCTGTTCGACGCGGGGCTGCCGTTTGTCGTGCTGGGCCAGGGCTCCAACGTGCTGATCGCCGACGCCGGCATCCGCGCGGTGGTCCTCAAGATCGGGAAGGGACTGGACGGCGTCGCCTTCGACGGCGGTCGGGTGACGGCCCAGGCGGGCGCCGGCCTGCCGTTTCTCGCCCGCGCCGCCGCGGCCCGGGGACTGGCGGGCCTGGAGTTCGCC
Proteins encoded in this region:
- the murF gene encoding UDP-N-acetylmuramoyl-tripeptide--D-alanyl-D-alanine ligase — encoded protein: MTMTGEEILRATGGVVLSGTPAGCVVTGVSTDSRTLRPGELFVPLRGPRADGHDFIADAVRRGAAAALCARPVPDIPPGVLLVRVDDPLQALGHLARAWRRRLSVQVVGVTGSVGKTSTTQMCAAVLARRYRVAATREEWNAEIGVPLLLLGLRAHHQVAVVEMAMRGPGQISALVEMAAPSVGVVTAVGEAHLEFLGSVEAIARAKGELVAGLPPEGVAVLNRDDPLAWGLRTLCRGRVVGYGLSAGAEVTASDIRLDDGGTTFRLHAAGWTRQVRLSAWGRHTVSNALAAAAVGLVWGVSPDDIVAGLDAWRPPPMRLQPVRAGDVLVINDAYNSSPRSARAALEVLAEVGRGRRRVAVLGEMRELGPRSADLHREVGALAARHADVVVAVGGGAGALAEGAVQAGGRAVEYAPTVEEAARLAQALVRPGDVILVKGSRALRMERVVDALAARGEHPGSGDCGLSPGTGAGG
- the murC gene encoding UDP-N-acetylmuramate--L-alanine ligase is translated as MIPPASRVHFVGIGGAGMSALARVLLERGYRVSGCDLRASETTRRLAAAGIAVSLGHDPSHLDAADTVVASRAVPEQSPEIVAARSRGMPVYHRAQLLAQVLAEGCGIAVVGTHGKTTTAAMITHVLAAGGRDPTALIGADVDGLDGNVRLGRGPWVVAEVDESDGSLLYVRPHAAVVTSLDTTDHRDYYRTAERLVETFARFVAQLPDDGFAVLCTDFPYVRDLRPRVRARVLTCGLSGRPDLRAEIQALAGGRTRCVFIREGRRLGPVTLAVPGRYNVRNALAAAAVGLAAGVEFDRIAQALQAFGGVSRRFAVRGDVGGVMVVDDYAHNPVKVAAVLRAARESWPDRRVIAVFQPHRYTRTRTTYRRFATAFADADELIITELYPADEPPIPGVSASLIVNAIRPHRPVTFLPDPAGVVEHLLEVVRPGDLVLTLGAGDIGRVADALVAALRAGRASAGGASSGRGGPGGREGER
- the murD gene encoding UDP-N-acetylmuramoyl-L-alanine--D-glutamate ligase; this encodes MEHARVDAVIRRLRGQAIHVVGPAGTEGAAVVDFLVGRGITTLTVHELRRPEEFEAEFARTHAWMEPEQRARAARRLQAYPIQWRWADRYLEGVEDADVVFVPQSWFRHPANAPLHRLRDRGALHSLTRLVFEICPCPVIGVTGTNGKYTVAHLVHQMLLASGLRAHVSGNDRTHVPAVYFLDAIRPEDWLVLELSNRQLVDLPYSPHIAVLTNLAPHHLDDHGSLEAYLEVKRTIVRHQGPGDLAVLNADNPYTAATAAACPQPYLFSRIRRLGAGAWVDGADFVIRHDRAEQRVPRRALRLPGTHQVENALAACLAASLAGATAEAMARVLEEFTGLPYRFRLAGDVDGVRYYEDSLATNPAAAAAAIRSMDRPFALIAGGIRPGATPDQFAPMAQALRDSPVKVVVLLGAAAPVLAQALRGLPVRLAATLEEAVEAAAAAVGPGEAVVLSPGCESFDQFTDYRERGDRFLALVRRRAGGGPSGGRP
- the ftsW gene encoding putative lipid II flippase FtsW translates to MTGPPRRAPDPWVLVPVVILTGVGVVMVYSASAIVAHEWYGDSAFFLKRQATWAVLGLVALALAQRVHYLRLRPLAPALLAIGAVALVLVLVPGIGRTAGGARRWLPVGGPVSVQPSEGMKLALVLFLADALDRRGSRIGELRAIAGPVAVTAAVFGLILAQPDMGTALLTALVAGGMLFAAGARLRHLVGMGLAGLPVVAVAALGEEYRRQRLLAFVNPWADPQGAGFHIIQSLLALGSGGLRGVGLGQSRQKFYYLPERHTDFIFSILGEELGLVGGLSILALYGVLAVRGMRIARTAPDRFGSLLAAGLTVTIVAQAVINIGVTTGVLPITGVPLPLVSFGGSSLLFTMIAAGILLNISQHAGSDPSVRSSPGARVGRWPT
- a CDS encoding UDP-N-acetylmuramoyl-L-alanyl-D-glutamate--2,6-diaminopimelate ligase, giving the protein MTTALRLLLQQISPVTVRGAVDRPVEAVVSHSDDAVPGSLFVAVRGRMHDGHTFVGQAVARGATVVVVERPVPVPDHVTQVVVEDSRRALAELSAAWYGHPSRDLTVVGITGTNGKGTTAHLLEAALTRAGYRTAVIGTLGVTVGAVTTPLQRTTPEAPELQGLLRRLADGGVQVVAMEVASHGLVLHRVTATRFRGAVFTNLTQDHLDFHGTLDAYREAKARLFRMVEPSGFAVVNADDPSAEAMARASRAPVTTYGVRAPADVRATDVQVGLDGVRFVAVTGDGRCPVRLRLRGRFNVSNALAALAAARALGVALEAAAAGLEDVAGVPGRFEAVDAGQPFAVIVDYAHTPDGLRRALEAARDLASGRVVVVFGCGGDRDRTKRPVMGRIACELADRVIVTSDNPRSEDPMAIIEEILAGTRGAADRVDVEPDRRAAIYRAVALARPGDVVLIAGKGHEPYQEIAGVRHPFDDRRVAAEALRAAGAAVHDDDR
- the mraY gene encoding phospho-N-acetylmuramoyl-pentapeptide-transferase, with the protein product MDRPLLAAAAAAALTLILGRWAIPRLGALQVRQRIREDAPARHRQKAGTPTMGGLFVLAAAGAVALALAPRTPQVVWILGLMAAFGAVGAADDVLALRRGRNLGLRARERLALQGLVAVAAAVALSRWALAGAAVQIPRVGAVALGPLYAAFVVVYLMGVTNAVNLSDGLDGLAAGLVAMAAGVYAVLAARAGRTDVAVVAAAVAGASAAFVWFNAHPATVFMGDVGSNGLGGALGGIAIAAREEILLLVVGLVFVLEAASVLAQVLYFKATGGRRILRMSPLHHHFELVGWSETQIVTRLWLVGLAAALAGLALGA
- a CDS encoding penicillin-binding protein 2 — its product is MPQLVADHRRLVRRRLAATLSGLLLFLAVLAGRLVQLQVVQGSRLQDLAARQQLETIVLGPRRGRILDRRGRPLAVTVDAPSLYAVPSAIPDRAAFARRVAPLVGQPPAEIERRLRAGRHFAWLARKVDPEVVSRVRSAVGAEQVGILTEQRRSYPNGRLGAHVLGFAGIDNQGLAGVELSYDAILRGTAGRAVAARDGLGRILVETQRVQVAPREGQEVLLTIDQVLQHIAERELAAAVRRYESHGGWVVVLDPRTGEVLALASSPGFDPNAGADADPDRWRNRAISDAHEPGSTFKIFVIAAALDAGAVTPGQSFLCTGQLAAPGGVILRDAGGQRHGWVSPADIIRYSCNIGAAQVGTLLGRERLYHYIRAFGFGRPVGIDLPGESGGIVPPPERWLGPGLQTISFGQGLSVTAMQLAAAATALANEGVMLRPFVARAIREVDGRLVRVVGRHPVRRVVRPEVAAQVLRMMVGTTESGTGTEARIPGYQVAGKTATAQKAAAGGGYDPARVVASFLGLVPASRPRLLILVGLDEPRRASSGGEAAAPVFREIASQALWYLRIPPTEPPPDGP
- the murG gene encoding undecaprenyldiphospho-muramoylpentapeptide beta-N-acetylglucosaminyltransferase, yielding MRVVIAGGGTGGHVYPGLAVAEALASLAPEAEIVFAGGDGLERRVVPRAGWPFRRILSRPWTRSGLRRIPGAALTAAGLAQSVVWLSRWRPRVVLATGGYAALPVGLAAVLLGIPLVVQEQNVVPGAANRLLARWARAVSVPHGAAGLGPRTVVTGVPVRSAALDGDRDRGRRRFRLEEGRTTVLILGGSQGARSLNAAAVRMAPALAGSPVQILHQTGEAHYAWVQRERDGLEASPPYTCVPYIEHVADSYACADLVVCRAGAGTLAEATAHGLPVVAVPYPHAASAHQEANARVLEEAGAAVVIADRDLSPRRLADTVADLCARPQVLQAMARASRSLGRPDAAREVAGLVLQAAGGRP